Within Romboutsia sp. CE17, the genomic segment GTACAATCTAACTGTAAAGGAAAAGGTATTTCAGGAAAAGTTTTTGATAAATTAGAAAAAATTTGCTTAAGTAATAATATCCGTAGTATAAAAATAGATACACATAAGGATAATATATCAATGCAAAATCTTCTAAAAAAATGTGGTTTCAAGCAGTGTGGCAGAATATTATTAACAGATAATAGTGAAAGAATTGCTTTTGAAAAATTATTATAGTAGTTATTAATTTTTAGCATATAAGGCTTTAGAAAAATCTAAACAAGGTATTTATATAAAAGTTTTATTTAAAATCTAAATAAGATTTATAAAATAAGATCGGTAATTTACTATTACCGATCTTATTTTATAAAATATAATAATTAAATTAATTTATAATTATAGTAGTTGTATCCAACACATTATCATAAATCCACTGAGCATTTTCTACTGCAAGTCTAATGCATCCATGGCTTAGAGCCATTCCTAATCTATCATCAATTATTTCAGTTCCTTCAGAGTTAAATAAAATAGAATGATAATAGTAACTACCTCGGATTCTAGTTGCATATTTTACACTATAAGTATCAGAGCCAAAGTAAGGTTTTCTACCACTTACATAGAATGTACCTTTTATAGTTGGTGTGCTAGGCTTGCCAATAGTACAATCCCATTTAAAAAGTAAGATCCATAGACCATTACTACCTTTTTCAAAAATATAAGTAAGTTTATTTTTTAAATCTGTTGTAATTAAATTCATAGTTGGGCTTTTGATATTATTCTCATTTACAAATCTAGTCATATCAGTGTAAAAATAATCAAATTTGTATCCTTCTGGAGGATTTCCGTCATCAGATAAGAAGTAGCTAAATATATAACCTTCTTGATTATTATATATAACATGGCTCCAATCACCATTTACTGATAAAACTTGAACTCTAGATTTTGCTGGAACTACAGTAACTGGATTTGATTCAGAAGATGGGTAAGATCTTAAAATTACATTTGTCCAAGTAAATTTTGTTACTGACAGATACTCATTGTATACATATCCCTTTTGGCCGTTATATATTACATCATACCAATCTTCTTCAGCATCTACTACTTCAACTTTAGATCCTGCAGGTATTACAGTTATTATATTAGCAGATGTGGATTTTTTATCCCTTAGATTTAGATTAGCTAAAGTATATTTATATGAATCCTGTTCTTGCCTTTTATATTTTCTCATACTACACCTCTAAATTTAGTTTTTACAATATCATATGAAATTTTTTATCTATTTGTGAAGTATTTTATATAGCACAGTAATATTTAACATTACTACAAAATTAGATGTAACACTTATATATCGTTATAAAAAATGAATTGCTTATAAAATATTATCTAAAAATATTAACTTGTAACATATGTTACAGAATTTTTTTGTATTTGAATATATAATGTGTATATAAAATAAACATTATAATTTGGAGGAATAAAAAATGGAAAACTTAATGTTTTGCTATCAATGTCAAGAAACTGCAGGTTGTACAGGATGTACTAAGTTTGGAGTTTGTGGTAAATCACCAGATTTAGCAAGAATGCAAGATTTGTTAATATATACAACTAAAGGATTATCAGAAGTAACAACAAGACTTAGATCAGAAGGAAAAGAAGTAAATAAAGATATTAATCACTTAATTACTATAAATTTATTTACTACAATAACTAATGCTAACTTTGATGATGAAGTATTTTACTTAAGGGTTAAAGAAACTTTAGACGTTAAAGAGGCTTTATTATCTAAATTAGAAAATAAAGAAAACTTATCAGAAGCGGCATTATGGAATGCAACGTCAAAAGAAGAAATGGATGAAAAATCAACTAAAGTAGGAGTATTATCTACTAAAGATGAAGATAGAAGAAGTTTAATAGAACTTATAACATATGGTTTAAAAGGTATGTCAGCTTATATGAAGCATGCTAATGCATTAGGATATGACAGTGAAGATATAAATGCATTTATGCAAGCAACTTTAGCTAAAACTTTAGATGATAGCTTATCTATAGATGAATTAATAGCTTTAACTTTAGAAACTGGTAAAGTAGGGGTAGATGGAATGGCACTACTTGATAGTGCAAATACTGGAACTTATGGACATCCAGAAATAACTAAAGTTAACATAGGAGTTAGAAATAATCCAGGAATACTTGTATCAGGACATGATTTAAAAGATTTAGAGTTATTATTAAAGCAAACAGAAGGAACAGGAGTAGATGTTTATACTCATTCTGAAATGTTACCAGCTCATTACTATCCAGCATTTAAAAAATATTCTCATTTTGCAGGAAATTATGGAAATGCTTGGTGGAAACAAAAAGAAGAATTCGAAAGCTTCAATGGTCCAATACTAATGACTACAAACTGTATAGTACCACCAAAGGATAGTTACAAAGATAGAATATACACTACAGGAGCAGCTGGATTTGTAGGAGTTAAGCATATAAAAGGTATAAGTGAAGATAATAAAGATTTCTCAGAAATAATAGAGCAAGCTAAAAAATGTGCTCCTCCAACAGAAATAGAAACTGGAGAAATAGTAGGTGGGTTTGCACATAATCAAGTATTTGCACTAGCAGACAAAGTAGTAGAAGCTGTTAAAAGTGGAGCTATAAAGAAATTCTTTGTAATGGCAGGATGTGATGGAAGAGCTAAATCTAGAAATTACTACACTGACTTTGCTGCAAAATTACCAAAAGATACAGTAATACTTACTGCAGGATGTGCAAAATATAAATATAATAAACTAAACTTAGGTGATATAAATGGAATACCTAGAGTATTAGATGCAGGTCAATGTAATGACTCTTACTCATTAGCTCTTATAGCATTAAAATTAAAAGAAGTATTTGAGTTACAAGACATAAATGAATTACCAATAGCATTTAATATAGCTTGGTATGAACAAAAAGCTGTAATAGTATTATTATCATTATTATATTTAGGTGTTAAGAACATACACTTAGGACCAACTTTACCAGCATTCTTATCACCAAATGTAGCTAAAGTTTTAGTTGAAAACTTTGGGATAGGCGGAATAACTAATGTTGAAGATGATTTAAAAATGTTCTTAGGATAATTAGCTTTTGAAGGAGAAATATATGAACGCTATAGATATAATGAATGAAGAGCATAAATATATAACTAGGATGCTTAAAGTTATAAGAAAAGTATGTTTTAAATTAATGGAAGGCGAAAATATTAATTATGATGATTTCTATTTAATAATAGACTTTGTAAAAAATTATGCAGATTCACATCATCATAAAAAAGAGGAAAAAATATTATTTAATAGGATGGTAGATAACTTAGGTGATCTTGCTAATAAAGTTATAAATCATGGAATGTTAGTAGAACATGATTATGGTAGACTATATATGAGAAATCTAGGTATAGCTTTAGAAAAATTAAAGAATGGTGATAAAGAAGCCAAATTAGATGTAATAGCAAATGCAATTTCATATACAAATTTATTAGAAAGACATATTGATAAAGAGGACAGAGTTATATACAAATTTGCTGAAAGAGAATTAAGTAAAGAAATATTAGAAATAGTAGATATAGAATGCAATAATTATGAAGATAATAATATAGAAGTGAAAGAAAAAAATATAGCAATATTAGAAAGTTTAGAAAGAAAATATATAAAGGAGATTTTATAATGATAACAAAAGACAACACAATCGGTGAAATATTAGAAATAAATCCAAAAGCAGCAGATATATTAATGGACTTTGGAATGGGATGTTTAGGATGTCCTTCAGCAACAATGGAAACATTAGAACAAGCTTGCTTTATACATGATCTTAAATTAGAAGAAGTATTAGATAAATTAAATAGCAAATAATTTTTAAATCGTTAAAATAGCTATATAATAGTTTATATTATATAGCTATTTTTTTATTATATATAACTTCATAAGATAAGACTTAGAATACTAAAAATAAATTGCGATAAATTTAATTATTTAAAGTATAAAAATTTAATAATATATTTATGATATAATAATTAATTGTGTATATAAAAATAAGGTGGTAAAAAATGAATAATAATTTTAAAAAATATAAATTAGATAAAGAAATATTAAGTTCATTGAATAGTTTAAACTATAATATTCCTACTAGAGTTCAAAATGAGGTTATTCCAATTCTATTAAATAAAGAAGATATAATAGTTAAGTCTAAAACTGGAAGTGGAAAAACAGCTAGTTTTGCGATTCCAATTTGTGAAAAGATAAATATTAATGATAATACTGTTCAAGGATTAATAGTTGTTCCAACTAGAGAGTTGGCTCTTCAGGTAAAAGAAGAAATATCTTCAATTGGAAGATTAAAGAAAATAAGATGCATTGCTATATTTGGGAAGCAACCTATAAAAGATCAGATTTCACAGTTAAAGCAAAGAGTACATATAGTAGTAGCCACACCTGGTAGAATAATAGATCATATTGGAAGAAAAACTATAAATATAGAAGGACTAAAGTTTTTTATAATTGATGAAGCTGATAAAATGTTAAATAAAGGTTTTGCTGAAGATATGGAGACTATATTAAATAGGCTCCCTAGGGAATGTGTAAAAGGATTATTCTCGGCTACTATAGATGATAATATAAGTGAAGTATGTTCAAAATATATGACAAATCCTAAATATGTAGATATAAATCAAGATGAAGTAAATAATTTTAAAAAACAAATTATAGAAAAATATATAAAAGTAAATGAAGATAATAGATATGAAGTATTAAAGAAAATAATTTATAATGAATGTCCAAATTCTGTAGTTATATTTGCAAATAAAAAAGACGCTGTTAGAGATTTACATGAAAAAATGAAAAAAGATAAATTTTTAGTTGGACAACTTCATGGAGATATGTCTCAAGATAAAAGATTATTTACAATAAAAGATTTTAAAGAATATAAGTTTAATATTTTAGTAAGCACAGATGTTGCATCAAGAGGAATACATATAGATGATATATCCTTAGTAATAAATTATCAAGTTCCAAAAGATAAAGAAAATTATATACATAGAATCGGTAGAACTGGAAGATATAATAAATTTGGAAAAGCTATAACATTGGTTAGTGAAAATGAAGAAAAATATTTAAATGAAATAGAAGAATATACAAATTCAAAGCTAGATGAAATAAAAGAGTTAGATGATCAAAAAGTTAAAAGAGGAAAAATTGAATTTAAAGTAAAAGAAAAGGAATTATTAAATACAGGAAAAGAAAAAAACAAAGATAAAAAAACTAATTTAGAAGTGACTAGGATATATTTAAATGCAGGTAAGAAAAAGAAAATAAGAGTAATAGATATAGTAGGAGCTCTTAGTAATATTGAAGGTATTAATAATGAAGACATAGGAGTTATAGAAGTACAAGAACTATGCTCTTATGTAGATTTATTAAATAATAAAGGAAGTAAATTTTTAAAAAAGCATAGAGAAATTAATATAAAGAAAAAATTAGTTAAGGTTAGAAAAGATAATAAACTTTGATTTATTAGGAGGAAGCAAATGCTTAATAAAGAACAATTTTATACTATGTATAAAATAGATGAAAAAGAATTAGAAGAATTAGAAATAGATTGGCATGACTTAGAAGCAATATATGAAGACTTTAATAAATATAGACAAAGTTATGAAACTCAAGCGGATTTAATTGCAAATATACTAAGAGCTCAATCTAAGGTTCATTCTGTAAAGACAAGGGTGAAAGATGCTAGACATTTAATCGAGAAGGTTATAAGAAAGACTCCTGAAAGAAGGAAAAAATATGGAAAAGATTTTAAATTTACAGTAGATAACTATAAAAATGAGATAACAGATTTACTAGGAATAAGAGTTATTCATATATTTAAAGAAGATTGGGAAGAAATACATGATTTTATAACTAGTATGTGGAATGTTATAGAGATTGTTGCAAATATAAGAGAAGGTGATAATACAAAAGAATTTGAAGCTAAAGACATTGAAGTATGTTCAAGATTATCTGGATATAGGTCTGTGCACTATTTAGTTGAATCTTATCCGACTAATAAAAAGCTAATTGCGGAGGTTCAAGTTAGAACTATTTTTGAAGAAGGTTATGGAGAAATTGATCACCAGTTGAGATATTCTCATGATAATATCCCTGAACTTTTAGGTCAAAACTTAATGCTTTTAAACAGAATAGCTGGAAGTTCAGATGAAATGGCATCTTTAATTAATATGATGAGTAAAAGCTTAAAAGAGGTTGAAATTGAATTCGAAGATAAAATTAAAGAAAAAGATGAAAAAATAAATGATTTAAAAAATAAAATCCTCAAAAAAAATGGTATTTCAGATATTGAAAAAGAAAGTTTAATAAGAGATATTGATGAAATACTTAAAAAAGAGTAAAATAATGTTGCATTGGAATATTTTTAGATACTATGTTCCAATGCTTTATTTTAATTATGGCACTAGAGAGGAAATTTATGCAAAATAATACCGATATTATAAAAAAGGCTATAAAGGGAAATAAAAGAGCCTTTTATTCTTTAATTAAAGAGTACACTCCTTATTTGTATAAAATAGCATATCTTCATACAAAACATGAGGAAGATGCTAAAAAGATTTTTGAAGAAACTATATATAATGGATTTAAAAATATTCATAAATTAAAGTCTCCAAGTAATTTTAAAATATGGATAACTAGGATATTATTAAATGAAATTGACTATTTTCTAGAGTACTTTGGAATGATTGAAAGTGAATTTGAAATAGAAGAACATAATATAGACTTATATAATGCTATTGATATTTTAGAGTCAAAGGTAAAAAGTGTTATAGTACTTAGGTATTACTGTAACTTTACAGATGAAGAAATAAGTGAAATTTTAGATATAAATCAGAGTACAATAAATACTTTTACAAGGAGAGCTTTTAAAGAAATAAAAGAACTGTTAAAGGAGGAGTGTGTATGATAAAGAGAATAGACTTTGACAGTTTTGATATTGATAAGAAAACTAAATTAGAGATAGAAGAAGATATCAAAGATTTTAATATAAATCTAAGTAATGTAGATTATATTGAAATTCCAAATTTAAATTCAATATCTAAAAAATGTATAAAAAGAGTAGCAAAAGAGAAAAATGAATTTGATAAGGTACTAATAGGAAATATTTTAATTTTATTTTTATTAGTAGGTAGTATTGCATCTTTATACAATCCTGCATTAACTTATAAAATACCTCCTGTATACAAATTTTTTAAAAATATAAATGAATCTCTTAATATAGATTTTATGATGGAATTAATTGGATTAAATAAAGTTGTACCAAAAGTTGATGTAAATGAGTCTGGAAAATTAGAAATAATAGAAGATCCTAATATGATAAAAGAGGACGAGGTTAAGATACCTAAAACATCAAAAGAAGCATTGGATTTAATTCACTCAATGGCAAATACAATTGTTGAAGCTGACCATAAGTGGGGGAATACGGAGATTACACCAAAGACTATAGAAGTAGCTATAAAAAGTGTAGATTTAATAGATGACAATCATATAAGGTTATATTTAAGAGGTGCATTAACAAAATGGTCTCAAGGTGATTTCTCTAATGGTGTTGAATTACATAACTATGTATGGGATTTATTAGATGGAAGCGTAGGTATTGCAAGTAACTTAGATGATTCAATGATAAATAAAATATTAGAAAAATATTTTAAAAATAAATCTGAATAGAACTTTGATTAATATAAGCTAAATAATATTAAAAATATTGTTTAGCTTATATTTGTAGAACTAATATTAACAAATTCCATCATACATAAAAGTAAATTTAAAAAAGGTGTTATTAGATTTATAAAGAA encodes:
- a CDS encoding sigma-70 family RNA polymerase sigma factor: MQNNTDIIKKAIKGNKRAFYSLIKEYTPYLYKIAYLHTKHEEDAKKIFEETIYNGFKNIHKLKSPSNFKIWITRILLNEIDYFLEYFGMIESEFEIEEHNIDLYNAIDILESKVKSVIVLRYYCNFTDEEISEILDINQSTINTFTRRAFKEIKELLKEECV
- a CDS encoding DUF1858 domain-containing protein, encoding MITKDNTIGEILEINPKAADILMDFGMGCLGCPSATMETLEQACFIHDLKLEEVLDKLNSK
- a CDS encoding L,D-transpeptidase family protein, with the translated sequence MRKYKRQEQDSYKYTLANLNLRDKKSTSANIITVIPAGSKVEVVDAEEDWYDVIYNGQKGYVYNEYLSVTKFTWTNVILRSYPSSESNPVTVVPAKSRVQVLSVNGDWSHVIYNNQEGYIFSYFLSDDGNPPEGYKFDYFYTDMTRFVNENNIKSPTMNLITTDLKNKLTYIFEKGSNGLWILLFKWDCTIGKPSTPTIKGTFYVSGRKPYFGSDTYSVKYATRIRGSYYYHSILFNSEGTEIIDDRLGMALSHGCIRLAVENAQWIYDNVLDTTTIIIN
- a CDS encoding RelA/SpoT domain-containing protein → MLNKEQFYTMYKIDEKELEELEIDWHDLEAIYEDFNKYRQSYETQADLIANILRAQSKVHSVKTRVKDARHLIEKVIRKTPERRKKYGKDFKFTVDNYKNEITDLLGIRVIHIFKEDWEEIHDFITSMWNVIEIVANIREGDNTKEFEAKDIEVCSRLSGYRSVHYLVESYPTNKKLIAEVQVRTIFEEGYGEIDHQLRYSHDNIPELLGQNLMLLNRIAGSSDEMASLINMMSKSLKEVEIEFEDKIKEKDEKINDLKNKILKKNGISDIEKESLIRDIDEILKKE
- a CDS encoding DUF6241 domain-containing protein; its protein translation is MIKRIDFDSFDIDKKTKLEIEEDIKDFNINLSNVDYIEIPNLNSISKKCIKRVAKEKNEFDKVLIGNILILFLLVGSIASLYNPALTYKIPPVYKFFKNINESLNIDFMMELIGLNKVVPKVDVNESGKLEIIEDPNMIKEDEVKIPKTSKEALDLIHSMANTIVEADHKWGNTEITPKTIEVAIKSVDLIDDNHIRLYLRGALTKWSQGDFSNGVELHNYVWDLLDGSVGIASNLDDSMINKILEKYFKNKSE
- a CDS encoding DEAD/DEAH box helicase, with the translated sequence MNNNFKKYKLDKEILSSLNSLNYNIPTRVQNEVIPILLNKEDIIVKSKTGSGKTASFAIPICEKININDNTVQGLIVVPTRELALQVKEEISSIGRLKKIRCIAIFGKQPIKDQISQLKQRVHIVVATPGRIIDHIGRKTINIEGLKFFIIDEADKMLNKGFAEDMETILNRLPRECVKGLFSATIDDNISEVCSKYMTNPKYVDINQDEVNNFKKQIIEKYIKVNEDNRYEVLKKIIYNECPNSVVIFANKKDAVRDLHEKMKKDKFLVGQLHGDMSQDKRLFTIKDFKEYKFNILVSTDVASRGIHIDDISLVINYQVPKDKENYIHRIGRTGRYNKFGKAITLVSENEEKYLNEIEEYTNSKLDEIKELDDQKVKRGKIEFKVKEKELLNTGKEKNKDKKTNLEVTRIYLNAGKKKKIRVIDIVGALSNIEGINNEDIGVIEVQELCSYVDLLNNKGSKFLKKHREINIKKKLVKVRKDNKL
- the hcp gene encoding hydroxylamine reductase codes for the protein MENLMFCYQCQETAGCTGCTKFGVCGKSPDLARMQDLLIYTTKGLSEVTTRLRSEGKEVNKDINHLITINLFTTITNANFDDEVFYLRVKETLDVKEALLSKLENKENLSEAALWNATSKEEMDEKSTKVGVLSTKDEDRRSLIELITYGLKGMSAYMKHANALGYDSEDINAFMQATLAKTLDDSLSIDELIALTLETGKVGVDGMALLDSANTGTYGHPEITKVNIGVRNNPGILVSGHDLKDLELLLKQTEGTGVDVYTHSEMLPAHYYPAFKKYSHFAGNYGNAWWKQKEEFESFNGPILMTTNCIVPPKDSYKDRIYTTGAAGFVGVKHIKGISEDNKDFSEIIEQAKKCAPPTEIETGEIVGGFAHNQVFALADKVVEAVKSGAIKKFFVMAGCDGRAKSRNYYTDFAAKLPKDTVILTAGCAKYKYNKLNLGDINGIPRVLDAGQCNDSYSLALIALKLKEVFELQDINELPIAFNIAWYEQKAVIVLLSLLYLGVKNIHLGPTLPAFLSPNVAKVLVENFGIGGITNVEDDLKMFLG
- a CDS encoding hemerythrin domain-containing protein; protein product: MNAIDIMNEEHKYITRMLKVIRKVCFKLMEGENINYDDFYLIIDFVKNYADSHHHKKEEKILFNRMVDNLGDLANKVINHGMLVEHDYGRLYMRNLGIALEKLKNGDKEAKLDVIANAISYTNLLERHIDKEDRVIYKFAERELSKEILEIVDIECNNYEDNNIEVKEKNIAILESLERKYIKEIL